The following coding sequences are from one Prochlorococcus sp. MIT 0604 window:
- a CDS encoding TVP38/TMEM64 family protein has protein sequence MNKIQKFLSVVFFIAIFVVLIYLIQNYGIEPLRNKIESMGIWAPFGIFILRGVSIILPALPSSAYSLLAGSLLGFQKGYMTIIFSDIVFCQAAFFIARNYGRVPVRNLVGPKAMQKIESFNQNQLEENFFLMTGLLMTGLFDFLSYAIGIGGTRWKIFTPALLISLLISDSILVAVGAGVSQGAGLFLGIALLGMFALATISGLAKNKMPK, from the coding sequence ATGAATAAAATACAGAAATTTCTCTCAGTAGTTTTTTTTATAGCAATATTTGTAGTATTGATTTATTTAATCCAAAATTATGGGATTGAACCTCTAAGGAACAAAATAGAAAGTATGGGGATTTGGGCTCCTTTTGGAATATTCATACTCAGAGGAGTAAGTATTATTTTACCTGCCCTTCCAAGTTCAGCTTATTCTCTGCTAGCTGGTTCATTACTAGGATTTCAAAAAGGTTACATGACAATAATCTTTTCTGATATCGTTTTTTGCCAAGCTGCTTTCTTTATCGCAAGAAATTATGGTCGGGTTCCTGTACGTAATTTAGTAGGCCCGAAAGCAATGCAAAAAATTGAAAGTTTCAATCAAAACCAGCTAGAAGAAAATTTCTTTCTTATGACAGGTCTACTAATGACTGGCCTTTTTGATTTTCTAAGCTACGCAATTGGTATTGGAGGAACTCGCTGGAAAATATTTACTCCTGCATTATTAATAAGTCTTCTAATCAGTGACTCTATTCTAGTAGCAGTAGGAGCTGGAGTGAGCCAGGGAGCAGGATTATTTCTAGGGATTGCTCTATTGGGAATGTTTGCTTTAGCGACTATTTCAGGATTAGCAAAAAATAAAATGCCTAAATAA
- a CDS encoding FGGY-family carbohydrate kinase, whose amino-acid sequence MPENFYGGLDFGTSGARISIINFHKKLVYSNSVPYSNSFKNPNSWINSCENLLASLPIEVKINLHKLAISGTSGTLTASNFQGDPLGEAIPYDQACSDNKILLESLTSGEDHLRTPYSSLAKALKLIDKYGANILLRHQSDWITGWFLKDWTHGEEGNNLKLGWDLKKESWPKSYLNTSWQKCLPQIIKSGKILGQVNFDLAERLNLNKKLILISGTTDSNAGLIAAGLGKKDGLTVLGTTIVVKKIIDNPIKKQGITIHRVNGDWICGGASNSGCGILSQFFSDLEIKELSRQINPSKNTSLNLLPLNSKGERFPVNNANLKPILDPRPVSDSLYLHALFEGLAKIELKGWEKLGELTGSLPKKIITIGGGSKNPQWRQIREKIINIPIVSCKKTTSFGTALLAINAK is encoded by the coding sequence ATGCCTGAAAATTTTTATGGAGGGTTAGATTTTGGAACCAGTGGTGCAAGAATATCAATAATTAACTTTCATAAGAAATTAGTATATTCAAATTCAGTTCCTTATTCAAACAGCTTTAAAAATCCAAATTCTTGGATCAATTCTTGTGAGAATCTCTTAGCTAGTTTACCTATTGAAGTGAAAATTAACCTTCATAAATTGGCTATCTCAGGCACGTCAGGGACTTTGACAGCATCAAATTTTCAAGGAGATCCTTTAGGAGAAGCAATACCTTATGACCAAGCATGTAGCGACAATAAGATCCTTCTTGAATCCTTAACTTCTGGAGAAGATCATCTACGAACTCCATACAGTAGTCTTGCTAAAGCATTAAAACTAATAGATAAATATGGGGCAAATATACTTTTACGTCATCAATCTGATTGGATCACTGGTTGGTTTTTAAAAGATTGGACTCATGGAGAAGAAGGAAATAATCTAAAACTTGGTTGGGATCTAAAAAAAGAATCATGGCCAAAAAGCTATCTCAATACTTCATGGCAAAAATGCTTACCGCAAATAATAAAAAGTGGAAAAATTCTTGGGCAAGTGAATTTTGATTTAGCAGAGAGATTAAACTTGAATAAAAAATTAATATTAATCTCAGGAACCACTGACTCTAATGCAGGTTTAATAGCTGCAGGTTTAGGCAAAAAAGATGGTCTCACTGTTTTAGGAACGACTATTGTAGTTAAAAAAATTATTGATAACCCTATAAAAAAACAAGGAATTACAATTCATAGAGTAAACGGCGATTGGATATGTGGAGGAGCATCAAATTCAGGATGCGGTATCTTGTCTCAGTTCTTTTCTGATTTAGAAATAAAGGAGCTCAGTCGGCAAATTAATCCATCAAAAAATACTTCTTTAAATCTTTTACCTCTTAATAGTAAAGGAGAGAGATTTCCTGTTAACAATGCTAATTTAAAGCCGATACTTGATCCAAGGCCAGTAAGCGACTCACTTTATTTACATGCATTATTCGAGGGGCTAGCCAAGATCGAACTGAAAGGATGGGAAAAACTAGGTGAACTAACAGGTTCGCTTCCAAAAAAAATTATTACTATTGGTGGAGGTTCAAAAAACCCACAATGGAGGCAAATAAGAGAAAAAATTATCAATATACCAATAGTTTCATGTAAAAAAACTACTTCATTTGGCACTGCCTTATTAGCGATTAATGCAAAATAA
- the prmC gene encoding peptide chain release factor N(5)-glutamine methyltransferase, with product MLSISVKEFLFWKKKQLSKGGDHQSLSLLLDSLGGISTSDLNSFNINPEGNLYLKKNLEFLESVWDDHLLKSCPIQYLCGITFWRNLKLKVTNKVLIPRPETELIVDIVFNIFRRKSEKLFFAELGTGSGAISIALALAYPLSEGVATDIDQDALEIAIKNYINSSKQSNLKFYCGNWWSPLETFKRKIDLAISNPPYIPKDTYEKLPKEVKNFEPKVALLGGEDGLKHIREIIQKAPLYLKDKGWLILENHFDQGEKVKQLLIKNKFTSIEIVKDLSGIGRFTIGRYK from the coding sequence ATGCTTAGCATTTCTGTAAAAGAATTTTTATTTTGGAAAAAAAAGCAACTTTCTAAGGGGGGAGATCATCAATCTCTATCTCTTTTACTAGATTCTTTAGGCGGTATATCAACTAGTGATCTAAACTCGTTTAATATAAATCCTGAAGGAAACTTATATTTAAAAAAAAACCTAGAATTTTTAGAATCTGTTTGGGATGATCATTTACTAAAATCTTGCCCAATTCAATATCTCTGCGGAATAACTTTTTGGAGAAATTTAAAATTAAAAGTTACAAATAAAGTACTTATTCCCAGACCAGAGACAGAGCTCATAGTAGATATTGTCTTCAATATATTTCGAAGGAAGTCAGAGAAATTATTTTTTGCTGAATTAGGAACTGGATCTGGCGCTATAAGTATTGCGTTGGCATTGGCTTATCCATTGAGCGAAGGAGTGGCAACTGACATAGATCAAGACGCATTAGAAATAGCCATTAAAAATTATATAAATTCTTCTAAACAATCAAATTTGAAATTTTATTGTGGAAATTGGTGGTCACCTCTTGAAACTTTTAAAAGAAAAATAGACCTTGCTATTTCAAACCCGCCATATATTCCTAAAGATACTTATGAAAAATTACCCAAAGAAGTTAAAAATTTCGAACCTAAAGTTGCTTTATTAGGCGGCGAAGATGGTTTAAAACATATTAGGGAAATAATACAAAAAGCACCATTATATTTAAAAGACAAGGGCTGGCTAATTTTGGAGAATCATTTTGATCAAGGTGAAAAAGTAAAACAACTACTTATTAAAAATAAATTTACATCAATAGAAATTGTGAAAGATCTTTCAGGTATTGGTAGGTTTACCATTGGAAGATATAAATAA
- the metK gene encoding methionine adenosyltransferase, translating to MSDFIFTSESVTEGHPDKICDQISDAVLDALLTEDPESRVACETVVNTGLCLLTGEITSKAKVDYIKLVRNVIKEIGYEGYRAGGFDANSCAVLVALDEQSPDISQGVNEADDVNDDLENNTGAGDQGIMFGYACDETPELMPLPISLAHRLAIQLAKVRHENVINYLLPDGKTQVSIDYEKGLPVSINTILISTQHNPEIDGITNEEEIRQRIKEDLWTHVVIPATEDLQIKPNISKTRFLVNPTGKFVVGGPQGDAGLTGRKIIVDTYGGYARHGGGAFSGKDPTKVDRSAAYAARYVAKSIVKAKLAKKAEVQLSYAIGVAKPISILVETFDTGVISQANLTELIKEHFDLRPAAIIKEFNLRNLPKKMGGNFFRKTASYGHFGRRDLDLPWENVEAKSAQLAKASKIF from the coding sequence ATGAGTGATTTCATTTTCACTTCTGAATCCGTAACTGAAGGTCATCCCGACAAAATATGTGATCAAATTAGTGACGCTGTTTTAGATGCTTTGTTGACAGAAGATCCAGAAAGCAGAGTTGCATGCGAAACTGTAGTTAATACAGGTCTTTGTTTACTTACTGGAGAAATCACTTCCAAAGCAAAAGTTGATTATATAAAACTTGTTAGAAATGTAATTAAAGAAATCGGATATGAAGGTTATAGAGCGGGTGGGTTTGATGCCAATAGTTGTGCTGTTTTAGTAGCCCTTGACGAGCAATCGCCAGATATTTCACAAGGAGTAAACGAAGCAGATGATGTTAACGATGATTTGGAAAATAATACCGGAGCTGGTGACCAAGGCATAATGTTCGGCTATGCGTGCGATGAGACGCCTGAATTAATGCCCTTACCGATTAGCCTAGCTCATAGATTAGCCATTCAACTTGCCAAAGTGAGGCATGAAAATGTTATTAATTACCTTCTCCCTGATGGAAAAACTCAAGTAAGCATTGATTACGAAAAAGGGTTACCAGTCTCAATTAATACGATTTTAATTTCAACTCAACATAATCCTGAGATTGATGGAATAACGAATGAAGAAGAAATTCGTCAAAGAATAAAAGAAGATTTATGGACGCATGTTGTAATTCCTGCTACTGAAGATTTACAAATCAAACCAAACATTAGCAAAACAAGGTTTCTAGTAAACCCCACGGGAAAATTTGTCGTAGGCGGTCCACAAGGAGATGCGGGGCTCACTGGCAGAAAAATTATTGTAGATACTTATGGTGGATACGCAAGACACGGAGGAGGGGCATTTTCTGGCAAAGATCCCACAAAAGTAGATAGATCAGCCGCTTATGCAGCACGTTATGTAGCTAAAAGCATAGTTAAGGCGAAATTGGCAAAAAAAGCAGAAGTACAATTAAGTTATGCAATTGGAGTAGCAAAACCAATTTCCATTCTCGTGGAAACTTTTGATACAGGTGTTATTTCACAAGCTAATTTGACTGAGCTAATTAAAGAGCACTTTGATTTAAGACCCGCAGCAATAATAAAAGAATTTAACTTAAGAAATCTACCAAAAAAAATGGGAGGCAATTTTTTTAGAAAGACTGCATCCTATGGACATTTTGGCAGAAGAGATCTTGATCTTCCATGGGAAAATGTAGAAGCCAAATCAGCCCAATTAGCAAAGGCTTCCAAGATCTTTTAA
- the nrdR gene encoding transcriptional regulator NrdR: protein MQCPTCQNTDSRVLESRSADSGKSVRRRRECLNCSFRFTTYERVETMPVSVIKKDGGRELFDKQKLFTGISRACEKTNFSSEAIINFVDGIESQIVQDSNKDIKSSQIGELILKNLRKENEVAYIRYASVYRKFNGVKDFISTLESLKGSSKNQLASIS from the coding sequence ATGCAGTGTCCAACCTGTCAAAACACAGATAGCAGAGTTTTGGAATCAAGATCTGCTGATAGTGGTAAAAGTGTTAGAAGAAGAAGAGAGTGCTTAAATTGCAGCTTTAGATTTACAACTTATGAAAGAGTCGAAACAATGCCAGTTTCAGTTATAAAGAAAGACGGTGGCAGAGAATTATTTGATAAACAAAAATTATTTACTGGCATATCAAGGGCATGCGAAAAAACTAACTTCAGTAGTGAAGCAATTATTAATTTCGTAGATGGAATTGAATCACAAATCGTTCAAGACTCTAATAAAGATATTAAATCTTCACAAATCGGAGAATTAATCCTTAAAAATCTTAGGAAAGAAAACGAAGTCGCCTATATAAGATATGCCTCAGTTTATAGAAAATTTAATGGTGTAAAAGATTTTATTTCTACTCTTGAATCTCTAAAAGGAAGTTCAAAAAACCAATTAGCTTCAATTTCATAA
- a CDS encoding L-threonylcarbamoyladenylate synthase, with the protein MNLINCKSALNTLQSGLPIIFPTDTLPAIGCLPKFSNIIYEFKKRDRNKPLILMGSEHEHLIDYVHESAKEDYENIASKYWPGALTIVIPASEKQTVNLTSNDLTIGLRIPNSYMAQSLLRVTGPLLTSSANISGFKGSITAEGVGLDFPSVDILGPIPWEKSSEKASTIIFWKKRGDWRLIREGEVLVGELY; encoded by the coding sequence ATGAATTTAATAAACTGTAAATCAGCTTTAAATACTCTTCAAAGTGGGTTACCTATAATTTTCCCTACCGACACCTTACCAGCAATTGGATGCTTACCAAAATTTTCAAATATTATTTATGAGTTTAAAAAAAGAGATAGAAACAAACCCTTAATTCTTATGGGATCAGAACATGAACATTTAATTGATTATGTTCATGAATCAGCTAAAGAAGATTATGAAAATATAGCTTCAAAATATTGGCCTGGAGCTCTTACAATTGTTATTCCTGCTTCAGAAAAGCAGACTGTAAACCTAACTAGCAATGATCTTACTATTGGGTTGAGGATTCCAAATTCATATATGGCACAATCTCTTTTAAGAGTTACAGGCCCATTGTTAACTTCAAGTGCAAATATTTCAGGTTTCAAAGGATCAATTACAGCTGAAGGTGTTGGATTAGACTTCCCTTCTGTAGACATTCTGGGGCCTATTCCATGGGAAAAAAGTAGTGAAAAAGCAAGTACTATAATATTCTGGAAGAAACGTGGAGATTGGAGACTGATTAGAGAAGGAGAAGTATTAGTTGGGGAATTGTATTAA
- a CDS encoding 30S ribosomal protein S1: MNENSSQTIKELSEEQEIKNSSELNNDSASQNEEDLSFEKSEIPSADSSSSRTNTDFDNAGFTQEEFASLLGKYDYNFKPGDLVKGTVFALEPKGAMIDIGAKTAAFMPVQEVSINRVEGLSEVLQPSESREFFIMSEENEDGQLALSIRRIEYQRAWERVRQLQKEDATIYSEVFATNRGGALVRVEGLRGFIPGSHISARKIKDDLEGEYLPLKFLEVDEERNRLVLSHRRALVEKKMNRLEVGEVVVGSVKGIKPYGAFIDIGGVSGLLHISEISHEHIETPHNVLNVSDQMKVMIIDLDSERGRISLSTKALEPEPGDMLTDPQKVFNKAEEMAAKYKQMLFEQTDDNEESSTSSSEKL, translated from the coding sequence ATGAACGAAAATTCTTCCCAAACCATTAAAGAACTTTCTGAAGAACAGGAAATTAAAAATTCATCTGAATTAAATAATGATTCAGCATCCCAAAATGAGGAAGATTTATCATTCGAGAAGAGCGAAATTCCCTCAGCAGATTCTTCCTCTAGCAGAACAAATACGGATTTTGACAACGCAGGATTCACACAAGAAGAATTTGCATCACTTTTAGGAAAATATGACTATAACTTTAAGCCTGGCGATCTTGTTAAGGGTACCGTTTTTGCTCTAGAGCCTAAAGGAGCCATGATAGATATAGGGGCAAAAACCGCTGCTTTTATGCCTGTTCAGGAGGTTTCAATTAATAGAGTTGAGGGACTTTCTGAAGTTTTACAACCTTCAGAAAGTAGAGAATTTTTTATAATGAGTGAAGAAAATGAAGATGGCCAATTAGCCCTCTCCATCAGAAGAATTGAATATCAAAGAGCATGGGAAAGGGTTAGACAACTTCAAAAAGAAGATGCAACTATATATTCTGAAGTTTTTGCAACTAACAGAGGCGGAGCTCTTGTCAGAGTAGAAGGATTGAGAGGTTTTATCCCAGGCTCTCATATAAGTGCTCGAAAAATTAAAGATGACTTAGAAGGTGAATATTTACCTTTAAAATTTCTTGAAGTTGATGAAGAGAGAAATAGATTAGTACTAAGTCATAGGAGAGCCTTGGTAGAGAAAAAAATGAACCGACTCGAGGTAGGCGAAGTTGTTGTTGGCTCGGTAAAAGGTATTAAACCTTATGGAGCCTTTATTGATATTGGTGGAGTTAGTGGTCTATTGCACATTTCTGAGATTAGTCATGAACATATCGAGACTCCTCATAATGTTTTAAATGTGAGTGACCAAATGAAAGTCATGATAATTGACCTTGATTCAGAAAGAGGACGAATTTCATTATCTACTAAAGCACTTGAACCTGAACCAGGCGATATGCTAACCGACCCTCAAAAAGTTTTTAATAAAGCTGAAGAAATGGCTGCCAAATACAAACAAATGTTATTTGAACAGACTGACGATAACGAAGAGAGCTCGACATCTTCATCTGAAAAATTATAA
- a CDS encoding photosystem II reaction center protein T has translation MEAFAYVLILTLAVVTLFFAVAFRDPPKFDKK, from the coding sequence ATGGAAGCTTTCGCTTACGTTCTTATTTTAACTCTCGCAGTTGTTACCTTATTCTTTGCTGTCGCCTTTAGAGATCCCCCTAAATTCGATAAAAAATGA
- the psbB gene encoding photosystem II chlorophyll-binding protein CP47, whose amino-acid sequence MGLPWYRVHTVVINDPGRLLAVHLMHTALLAGWAGSMALYELAIFDPSDAVLNPMWRQGMYVMPFMARLGITSSWNGWDITGATGVDPGFWSFEGVAAAHIVFSGLLMLASIWHWTYWDLDLWEDSRTGEPALDLPRIFGIHLLLAGLTCFGFGAFHCANVGIWVSDPYGLTGHVEPVAPSWGVEGFNPFNPGGIVANHIAAGLMGIIGGIFHITNRPGERLYRALKLGSLEGVLASALAAVLFVSFVVSGTMWYGSATTPVELFGPTRYQWDSGYFKTEINRRVQAAIDDGATKAEAYASIPEKLAFYDYVGNSPAKGGLFRVGALVNGDGLPTGWQGHISFQDKEGNELEVRRIPNFFENFPVILEDKEGNVRADIPFRRAEAKYSFEQTGITATIYGGDLNGQTFTDPAVVKRLARKAQLGEAFKFDRETYKSDGVFRSSPRAWFTYAHLCFGLLFLFGHWWHASRTLYRNSFAGIDAEIGDQVEFGLFKKLGDESTRRIPGRV is encoded by the coding sequence ATGGGATTGCCTTGGTATCGAGTTCACACAGTAGTCATCAATGACCCAGGTCGACTACTTGCTGTGCATCTTATGCATACTGCATTATTAGCCGGCTGGGCCGGTTCTATGGCTCTTTACGAATTAGCCATTTTTGATCCTTCTGATGCTGTTCTTAATCCAATGTGGAGACAGGGAATGTACGTTATGCCTTTCATGGCAAGACTAGGCATCACAAGTAGTTGGAACGGATGGGATATTACGGGTGCTACAGGCGTTGATCCTGGATTCTGGAGTTTTGAAGGGGTTGCAGCGGCACACATAGTATTTAGTGGACTATTGATGCTCGCCTCTATTTGGCACTGGACATACTGGGATTTGGATCTATGGGAAGATTCAAGAACTGGCGAGCCTGCTCTTGATTTGCCAAGAATATTCGGAATACACCTTCTTCTAGCTGGACTAACATGCTTTGGTTTTGGAGCTTTTCATTGCGCAAACGTCGGGATTTGGGTTTCAGATCCTTATGGTTTAACTGGTCATGTAGAGCCTGTGGCCCCTTCCTGGGGAGTAGAAGGATTTAATCCTTTTAATCCTGGAGGAATAGTTGCTAATCATATTGCTGCTGGACTAATGGGTATTATTGGAGGTATTTTTCACATAACCAATAGACCTGGAGAAAGACTGTATAGAGCATTAAAACTTGGAAGTCTTGAAGGAGTTCTTGCTAGTGCTCTAGCTGCTGTACTATTTGTATCTTTCGTTGTTTCTGGAACAATGTGGTACGGTTCAGCGACAACTCCAGTTGAGTTATTTGGACCTACCCGATATCAATGGGACTCAGGCTATTTCAAAACTGAAATTAACAGAAGGGTTCAAGCTGCTATTGATGATGGTGCCACCAAAGCTGAGGCATATGCATCAATTCCAGAGAAGTTAGCCTTCTACGATTACGTAGGAAATAGTCCTGCTAAAGGGGGATTATTCAGAGTTGGAGCTCTTGTTAATGGTGATGGTTTACCAACTGGTTGGCAAGGTCACATTTCTTTCCAAGACAAAGAAGGTAATGAATTAGAAGTTAGAAGAATACCTAATTTCTTTGAAAACTTCCCAGTTATACTTGAAGATAAAGAAGGTAACGTTAGAGCAGATATTCCATTTAGAAGAGCTGAAGCAAAGTATTCATTTGAACAAACTGGCATAACTGCAACTATCTATGGAGGAGATTTAAATGGACAAACATTTACTGATCCTGCGGTAGTTAAAAGGTTAGCTAGAAAGGCGCAGCTTGGAGAAGCATTCAAGTTCGACAGAGAAACTTATAAATCTGATGGTGTATTCCGAAGCTCCCCAAGAGCATGGTTTACATATGCACATCTATGTTTCGGATTGCTATTCTTGTTTGGCCACTGGTGGCACGCTTCAAGAACTCTTTACAGAAATTCCTTCGCTGGAATTGACGCTGAGATTGGTGACCAAGTTGAATTTGGTTTATTCAAGAAGCTTGGTGACGAATCCACAAGAAGAATCCCAGGAAGGGTTTAA
- the minE gene encoding cell division topological specificity factor MinE, producing the protein MMTLRDLINKLLGRETSSANTARERLQLVLAHDRVDMSSLTTDLLDKMRKEILDVVAKYVEIDFEEVAVSLETEDRMTALVANLPIKRTISGEIKFKKTDKSDKANKDIKK; encoded by the coding sequence ATGATGACTCTCAGAGATCTTATAAATAAATTACTAGGCAGAGAAACTTCTAGTGCAAATACAGCAAGAGAAAGATTACAACTTGTACTTGCTCATGACAGGGTTGATATGAGTTCCTTAACAACTGATCTTTTAGATAAAATGAGGAAAGAGATTCTTGATGTTGTTGCTAAATATGTTGAAATTGATTTTGAAGAGGTTGCAGTAAGTTTAGAGACTGAGGATAGAATGACCGCATTAGTTGCCAATTTACCAATAAAAAGAACCATTTCAGGAGAAATAAAATTCAAAAAAACTGATAAATCTGATAAAGCTAATAAAGATATCAAAAAGTAA
- a CDS encoding 2Fe-2S iron-sulfur cluster-binding protein, with the protein MATIRFIREDLEVQCNPGENLRELVMKENLQLYGLKGILGNCGGAGQCSTCFISVEGGSKNSLSPLTSVEEEKLKNRPENWRLACQTLIKSSTVILTKPQSPPSNLEELKKNSENKKLPR; encoded by the coding sequence ATGGCAACTATCAGATTTATCCGTGAGGATTTAGAGGTTCAATGTAATCCTGGTGAGAATTTAAGAGAATTAGTAATGAAAGAGAACTTACAACTTTATGGATTAAAAGGAATTTTAGGAAATTGTGGAGGCGCAGGGCAATGCAGTACTTGTTTTATTTCAGTTGAAGGAGGAAGCAAAAATTCTTTAAGCCCTCTTACATCAGTTGAAGAAGAAAAACTCAAAAATAGACCTGAGAATTGGCGACTTGCATGCCAAACATTAATAAAATCATCTACAGTCATTTTAACGAAACCACAATCTCCACCTTCAAATTTGGAAGAACTTAAAAAAAATAGCGAAAATAAAAAATTACCTCGCTAA
- the psbM gene encoding photosystem II reaction center protein PsbM — protein sequence METTNFGFVASLLFVGVPTIFLIGLFISTQDGEKSSFYSESGKGKLGPKR from the coding sequence ATGGAAACAACTAATTTCGGATTCGTAGCTAGCCTTTTATTTGTAGGGGTGCCAACAATATTCCTTATAGGTTTATTTATTTCTACTCAAGATGGAGAAAAATCAAGCTTCTACTCAGAATCTGGTAAAGGAAAGCTTGGCCCAAAACGCTAA
- a CDS encoding septum site-determining protein MinC, with amino-acid sequence MEIVLENTKSKYLEIFSLLDKDNINETFKRFSSIKGPLEAKIIAINESISSHQLSKLKNHFDKINICSLCIYSNNRDTILSGKYLKIDSVFKKEQEIKNKLLLFNSQKKDDILHKGTVRSGERISSNGNLCIIGDVNPGAIVSANKNIYVWGKLLGIAFAGKSGNKNASIASLYLNPLQLRIADVIAIGPKDKPKNCYPEIAVIYKQTIIIKPHLIESKN; translated from the coding sequence ATGGAAATCGTTTTAGAAAACACTAAAAGTAAATATTTAGAAATTTTTTCTTTGTTAGATAAAGATAATATCAATGAAACTTTCAAAAGATTTTCTTCCATCAAGGGGCCTTTAGAAGCAAAAATTATTGCAATCAATGAATCAATAAGTTCTCATCAATTATCAAAATTAAAAAATCATTTTGACAAAATAAATATTTGTTCCTTATGCATTTACTCAAATAATAGAGATACGATACTAAGTGGAAAGTACTTAAAAATAGATTCAGTCTTTAAAAAAGAGCAAGAGATTAAAAATAAGTTACTATTATTCAATTCACAAAAGAAAGACGATATTCTTCACAAAGGAACAGTACGATCGGGTGAAAGAATATCTTCAAATGGAAACCTATGCATTATTGGAGATGTTAATCCAGGAGCAATAGTTTCAGCTAATAAAAATATTTACGTTTGGGGCAAATTACTAGGGATCGCATTCGCAGGGAAAAGTGGCAATAAAAATGCCTCTATTGCATCACTTTATCTAAACCCTTTACAGTTAAGAATTGCTGATGTGATAGCTATTGGGCCAAAGGATAAGCCTAAAAATTGTTATCCAGAAATTGCTGTCATATATAAACAAACGATAATTATCAAACCACATCTAATCGAAAGTAAAAATTAA
- the minD gene encoding septum site-determining protein MinD: protein MGKNTRTILICSGKGGVGKTTLTANLGIALANSGATTAVLDADFGLRNLDLLLGLENRIIYTAQDVLDKNCRLDQALVRHKKEPNLALLPAGDPRMLDWMKPEDMKKISELLSENFDFVLVDCPAGVEDGFKNALAACKEAIVVTNPELSAVRDADRVIGILNTSDIEPIQLVINRVRPNMMASQEMLSIEDVQGILSLPLLGIVLEDEQVIISTNRGEPLTLTDGRSPAKKCYLNVSQRLTNKDVPIIDPKKEGKSLKDKFIRLMQTKVF from the coding sequence GTGGGGAAAAATACTCGCACAATCTTAATTTGTTCAGGCAAAGGAGGGGTTGGTAAAACAACTTTAACTGCAAACCTAGGGATAGCACTTGCCAATAGCGGAGCAACAACTGCTGTTTTAGATGCTGATTTTGGCTTAAGAAATTTAGATCTCCTTCTAGGATTAGAAAATCGCATTATTTATACGGCTCAAGATGTTCTAGATAAGAATTGTCGTCTTGACCAAGCATTGGTTAGACATAAAAAAGAACCTAATCTTGCTCTTCTACCTGCTGGAGATCCAAGGATGTTGGATTGGATGAAGCCCGAGGATATGAAAAAAATTAGTGAGCTACTAAGTGAGAACTTTGATTTTGTGTTAGTAGATTGTCCCGCAGGTGTAGAAGATGGCTTTAAAAATGCTCTTGCAGCCTGTAAAGAAGCTATTGTTGTTACTAACCCAGAATTATCCGCAGTGCGGGATGCGGATAGAGTAATAGGGATTCTTAATACATCAGATATAGAGCCTATCCAACTCGTAATCAATAGAGTTCGCCCAAACATGATGGCTAGTCAAGAAATGTTATCTATCGAAGATGTTCAAGGAATCCTTTCTTTGCCTTTGTTAGGTATTGTTTTAGAAGATGAACAGGTAATAATAAGTACAAATAGAGGAGAGCCACTGACACTAACAGATGGAAGATCTCCTGCAAAAAAATGTTATTTGAATGTTTCTCAAAGACTTACAAATAAAGATGTACCAATTATCGATCCCAAAAAAGAAGGCAAAAGTCTTAAAGATAAATTCATCAGATTAATGCAAACAAAGGTTTTTTAA